The Halichoerus grypus chromosome 14, mHalGry1.hap1.1, whole genome shotgun sequence genome contains a region encoding:
- the RANBP6 gene encoding ran-binding protein 6 isoform X1, translating to MAAAGSAGVPAAVSGKQEFYQLLKNLINPSCMVRRQAEEIYENIPGLCKTTFLLDAVRNRRAGYEVRQMAAALLRRLLSSGFEEVYPNLPSGVQRDVKIELILAVKLETHASMRKKLCDIFAVLARNLIDEDGTNHWPEGLKFLIDSIYSKNVVLWEVALHVFWHFPGIFGNQERHDLDIIKRLLDQCIQDQEHPAIRTLSARAAAAFVLANENNIALFKDFADLLPGILQAVNDSCYQDDDSVLESLVEIADTVPKYLGPYLEDTLQLSLKLCGDSRLSNLQRQLALEIIVTLSETATPMLKKHTNIIAQAVPHILAMMVDLQDDEDWVNADEMEEDDFDSNAVAAESALDRLACGLGGKLVLPMTKEHIMQMLQSPDWKYRHAGLMALSAIGEGCHQQMESILDETVNSVLLFLQDPHPRVRAAACTTLGQMATDFAPNFQKKFHETVIAALLRTMENQGNQRVQSHAASALIIFIEDCPKALLVLYLDSMVRNLHSILVIKLQELIRNGTKLALEQLVTTIASVADTIEEKFVPYYDIFMPSLKHIVELAVQKELKLLKGKTIECISHVGLAVGKEKFMQDASNVMQLLLKTQSDLSNMEDDDPQTSYMVSAWARMCKILGNDFQQYLPLVIEPLIKTASAKPDVALLDTQDVENMSDDDGWQFVNLGDQQSFGIKTSGLEAKATACQMLVYYAKELREGFVEYTEQVVKLMVPLLKFYFHDSVRVAAAESMPFLLECARIHGPEYLAQMWQFICDPLIKAIGTEPDTDVLSEIMNSFAKSIEVMGDGCLTDEHLEELGEILKAKLEGHFKNQELRQVKRQEENYDQQVEMSLQDEDECDVYILTKVSDILHSLFSTYKEKILPWFEQLLPLIVNLICSSRPWPDRQWGLCIFDDIIEHCSPTSFKYVEYFRWPMLLNMRDNNPEVRQAAAYGLGVMAQFGGDDYHSLCSEAVPLLVKVIKCANSKTKKNVIATENCISAVGKILRFKPNCVNVDEVLPHWLSWLPLHEDKEEAIQTLSFLCDLVESKHPVVLGPNNSNLPKIISIIAEGKINETINYEDPCAKRLANVVRQVQTSEELWLECIAQLDDEQQEALQELLNFA from the coding sequence ATGGCGGCGGCTGGGTCTGCAGGGGTACCGGCCGCTGTGTCGGGAAAGCAAGAGTTTTATCAGCTTCTGAAGAACCTGATCAATCCAAGCTGTATGGTGCGGAGACAGGCAGAGGAAATCTATGAAAATATCCCAGGTCTGTGTAAGACTACATTCCTCTTAGATGCTGTCAGAAATAGAAGAGCAGGTTATGAGGTGAGACAAATGGCTGCCGCACTGCTACGACGGCTTTTGTCCTCTGGGTTTGAGGAAGTCTATCCAAATTTGCCTTCTGGTGTTCAGAGGGACGTCAAGATTGAACTTATACTGGCTGTTAAGTTAGAAACACATGCTAGCATGAGGAAAAAACTTTGTGATATTTTTGCAGTGCTGGCCAGGAATTTGATAGATGAGGATGGCACTAACCACTGGCCCGAAGGTCTGAAGTTCCTTATTGATTCTATCTACTCTAAAAATGTAGTTCTATGGGAAGTTGCACTTCATGTTTTCTGGCACTTTCCTGGGATTTTTGGGAACCAAGAGCGGCATGATTTGGATATCATCAAACGGTTGTTGGACCAGTGCATTCAAGATCAAGAACATCCAGCAATCAGGACATTGTCTGCTAGAGCTGCAGCTGCATTTGTACTTGCTAATGAGAATAATATTGCTCTTTTCAAAGACTTTGCAGACTTGCTTCCTGGAATCTTACAGGCTGTGAATGACTCATGCTACCAGGATGATGATTCAGTGCTAGAATCCCTTGTTGAGATTGCAGATACTGTACCTAAATATCTGGGTCCTTATTTAGAAGATACTCTGCAGTTGAGTCTGAAGTTATGTGGAGACTCTAGACTTAGTAATCTGCAACGCCAGCTGGCCCTTGAAATAATAGTGACCTTGTCTGAAACTGCAACCCCAATGTtgaaaaaacatacaaatataattGCACAGGCAGTTCCTCATATATTAGCAATGATGGTTGATCTACAAGATGATGAGGACTGGGTAAATGCTGATGAAATGGAAGAAGATGATTTTGACAGCAATGCAGTTGCTGCTGAGAGTGCACTAGACAGACTGGCTTGTGGGCTCGGTGGAAAACTTGTTTTACCAATGACTAAGGAGCACATCATGCAGATGCTTCAGAGCCCTGACTGGAAATATCGACATGCTGGATTAATGGCCTTATCTGCCATTGGAGAAGGATGCCATCAGCAAATGGAATCAATTCTAGATGAAACAGTTAactctgttttgctttttcttcaggATCCTCACCCAAGAGTGAGGGCTGCAGCATGTACTACGCTTGGACAGATGGCTACAGATTTTGCACCTAACTTCCAAAAGAAATTCCATGAAACAGTGATTGCAGCTCTGTTGCGTACCATGGAAAATCAAGGTAATCAGCGTGTGCAATCACATGCGGCTTCtgcacttattatttttattgaagactGCCCCAAAGCATTGCTAGTTCTGTATTTGGATAGTATGGTGAGAAATCTACATTCCATCTTGGTGATTAAACTTCAAGAGTTGATTCGGAATGGAACTAAATTGGCCTTGGAACAGCTTGTGACGACCATTGCCTCAGTTGCAGAtacaatagaagaaaaatttgttCCATATTATGATATATTTATGCCATCACTAAAGCACATTGTTGAGCTTGCTGTTCAAAAGGAACTCaagcttctgaaaggaaaaactaTTGAATGCATTAGCCATGTTGGTCTTGCTGTTGGGAAGGAAAAATTTATGCAAGATGCATCAAATGTGATGCAGCTATTGTTAAAGACACAATCAGACTTAAGTAATATGGAAGATGATGACCCTCAGACATCTTACATGGTTTCAGCATGGGCTAGAATGTGTAAAATTCTTGGAAATGATTTTCAACAGTACCTTCCACTAGTTATTGAGCCTCTTATTAAGACTGCTTCAGCTAAACCTGATGTTGCTCTCTTAGACACACAAGATGTGGAAAATATGAGTGATGATGATGGATGGCAATTTGTAAATCTTGGAGACCAACAAAGTTTTGGAATTAAGACTTCAGGACTTGAAGCAAAAGCAACTGCTTGCCAGATGTTGGTTTACTATGCTAAGGAGTTAAGGGAAGGATTTGTGGAATATACAGAACAAGTTGTAAAGCTTATGGTTcctttattgaaattttatttccatgacaGTGTTCGAGTGGCAGCAGCAGAGTCTATGCCTTTTCTCCTGGAATGTGCAAGAATTCATGGCCCAGAGTATCTTGCACAGATGTGGCAATTCATATGTGATCCCTTAATCAAGGCTATTGGGACTGAACCTGATACAGATGTACTCTCAGAAATAATGAATTCTTTTGCAAAGTCCATTGAAGTAATGGGAGATGGGTGCCTTACTGATGAACACTTGGAAGAACTAGGGGAAATATTGAAAGCAAAACTTGAAGGGCACTTTAAAAACCAAGAATTGAGACAGGttaaaagacaggaagaaaactaTGATCAACAGGTTGAAATGTCTCTGCAAGATGAGGATGAATGTGATGTTTATATTCTGACCAAAGTATCAGATATTTTGCACTCATTATTTAGTACTTACAAGGAAAAGATTTTACCATGGTTTGAACAGCTGCTTCCATTAATTGTAAATCTGATTTGTTCGAGTAGGCCATGGCCAGACAGACAATGGGGATTGTGCATTTTTGATGATATTATAGAGCACTGCAGTCCAACCTCATTTAAATATGTAGAATATTTTCGGTGGCCAATGCTACTAAATATGCGAGACAATAACCCTGAAGTCAGGCAAGCTGCTGCTTATGGCCTGGGTGTTATGGCACAGTTTGGTGGAGATGATTATCATTCTTTATGTTCAGAAGCTGTCCCACTGCTGGTAAAAGTTATTAAGTGTGCAaattccaaaaccaaaaaaaatgtcattgctaCAGAGAACTGTATCTCAGCAGTAGGGAAGATTTTGAGGTTTAAGCCTAACTGTGTAAATGTAGATGAAGTTCTTCCACATTGGTTATCATGGCTTCCACTACATGAGGATAAAGAGGAAGCTATTCAGACTTTGAGTTTTCTCTGTGACTTAGTTGAAAGTAAACATCCAGTTGTACTTGGTCCAAATAATTCCAATCTTCCCAAAATAATCAGTATAATTGCAGAAGGAAAAATTAATGAGACTATTAACTATGAAGATCCTTGTGCCAAACGCCTAGCTAATGTTGTGCGTCAGGTACAGACTTCTGAAGAGTTATGGTTGGAATGCATAGCCCAACTTGATGATGAGCAGCAGGAAGCTTTACAGGAGTTGTTAAATTTTGCTTGA
- the RANBP6 gene encoding ran-binding protein 6 isoform X2, with protein sequence MAAAGSAGVPAAVSGKQEFYQLLKNLINPSCMVRRQAEEIYENIPGSSPKSEGCSMYYAWTDGYRFCT encoded by the exons ATGGCGGCGGCTGGGTCTGCAGGGGTACCGGCCGCTGTGTCGGGAAAGCAAGAGTTTTATCAGCTTCTGAAGAACCTGATCAATCCAAGCTGTATGGTGCGGAGACAGGCAGAGGAAATCTATGAAAATATCCCAG gATCCTCACCCAAGAGTGAGGGCTGCAGCATGTACTACGCTTGGACAGATGGCTACAGATTTTGCACCTAA